A region from the Triticum aestivum cultivar Chinese Spring chromosome 3D, IWGSC CS RefSeq v2.1, whole genome shotgun sequence genome encodes:
- the LOC123078568 gene encoding SCY1-like protein 2, which translates to MSLNMKTLQQALAKASAVIEKTVTTTVQEVTGPRPLQDYELLDQAGSGGPGLAWRIYTARPRDAAASTPYPVVSVWVLDKRALSEARARAGLSRAAEDAFLDLARADAARLVRLRHPGVLHVVQALDETKAAMAMVTEPLFASVSNALGCLDNVGKVPKELKGMEMGILEIKHGLLQVAETLDFLHNNAHLAHRAISPETVFITSSGSWKLGGFGFALSVDQATGGLASSQQFHYSDYDVEDTALPLQPSLNYTAPELVRSGDSKVGSTCDIFSFGCLAYHLVAHRPLLDCHNNVKMYMNSLTYLTSEAFSSIPTDLVADLRNMLSVDAASRPSAMAFTGSSFFRHDTRLRALRFLDHLLERDNMQKTEFLKALSDMWKDFDSRVLRYKVLPPLCAELRNMVMQQMILPMVLTIAESQDKDDFELSTLPALVPVFTSASGETLLLLVKRADLIISKATNEHLISHILPMLVRAYDDTDPRLQEEVLRRTVTLSRQLDMKLLKQSVLPRVHGLALKTTVAAVRVNALRCLGDLVPSLDKTGIVEILQTLRRCTAVDHSAPTLMCTLGVANAIYKQCGVEFAAEHVVPLVFPLLTAQQLNVQQFAKYILFVKDITSKIEEKRGVTVTDNGHTEVKVSPSISNGIHSKPTSGGLGQTGQMPAAKSTSWDEDWGPTKKTSAPPLSFDSSAQTKQPSKDPFDFSTQTNQPSTLPFDLSTQTKQPLTVTQVAASTIPSAQPLPSLQSLAPSSGHQTSGSCVPVDIEWPPRMSTSSDFNAPFSANKDSKSGGLSNDGVDDVDPFADWPPKPSSAASISAVERLPSTNQSISGLNTGNMGFGGGSTSLGQMKTNQVSWSAKPNNTNIMGMNSTASYLNQGNSSLGYGNPIGGPSSGLSNAASSIAGQSIRQPKSDFGSLSQLSSGTQGPPRLAPPPSAAVGRGRGRNQGQSALSRASRTPNSNVSSEQPPFLDLL; encoded by the exons ATGTCGCTCAACATGAAGACGCTGCAGCAGGCGCTGGCCAAGGCGTCGGCGGTGATCGAGAAGACGGTGACCACCACGGTGCAGGAGGTCACGGGCCCGCGGCCGCTGCAGGACTACGAGCTGCTCGACCAGGCGGGCTCGGGCGGCCCGGGGCTCGCGTGGCGGATCTACACGGCGCGGCCGCGGGACGCGGCGGCATCCACGCCGTACCCCGTCGTCTCCGTTTGGGTGCTCGACAAGCGCGCGCTCTCCGAGGCGCGGGCGCGGGCCGGGCTCTCCAGGGCGGcggaggacgcgttcctcgaccTCGCACGCGCTGACGCCGCGCGCCTCGTGCGGCTGCGTCATCCGGGTGTGCTCCACGTCGTGCAGGCGCTTGACGAGACCAAGGCCGCCATGGCCATGGTCACTGAGCCGCTCTTCGCCTCCGTCTCCAACGCGCTCGGGTGCCTCGACAACGTGGGCAAGGTGCCCAAGGAGCTCAAGGGCATG GAAATGGGGATACTGGAGATTAAACATGGATTGCTACAAGTTGCAGAGACGTTGGATTTTCTCCATAACAATGCCCATCTTGCACATCGAGCTATATCACCTGAG ACGGTCTTTATAACTTCAAGTGGATCTTGGAAGCTTGGAGGTTTTGGTTTTGCTCTTTCTGTTGACCAAGCCACAGGTGGTTTGGCATCATCGCAGCAATTCCATTATTCG GACTACGATGTCGAAGACACAGCTTTACCTCTTCAACCATCTCTGAACTATACTGCACCAGAATTGGTTCGCAGTGGTGATTCTAAAGTAGGCTCTACCTGTGACATATTCAGTTTTGGATGCCTGGCTTACCACTTAGTTGCTCATAGACCACTTCTGGATTGCCATAACAATGTGAAAATG TATATGAATTCATTGACATATTTAACAAGTGAAGCCTTTTCTAGTATTCCTACTGATCTGGTGGCTGATTTGCGAAATATGCTATCAGTTGATGCAGCATCACGCCCTAGTGCGATGGCTTTCACAG GCTCTTCTTTCTTCCGGCATGATACAAGGTTGCGAGCTCTTCGTTTCCTTGACCATTTGCTT GAGAGAGATAATATGCAGAAGACAGAATTTCTGAAAGCATTATCGGATATGTGGAAAGACTTTGATTCCCGAGTTCTTCGATATAAA GTTCTTCCACCTCTTTGTGCCGAGCTACGCAACATGGTCATGCAGCAAATGATTTTGCCCATGGTTCTGACAATAGCAGAATCACAG GATAAAGATGACTTTGAGCTGTCAACATTGCCTGCTCTTGTTCCAGTATTTACTTCAGCATCAGGTGAAACTCTTCTTTTGCTTGTGAAGCGTGCCGATCTCATTATTAGCAAG GCCACAAACGAACATTTGATATCACATATCCTTCCTATGCTGGTACGGGCTTATGATGATACTGATCCCCGTCTGCAGGAAGAAGTTTTGCGACGAACAGTAACACTGTCTCGACAACTTGACATGAAG CTACTGAAACAGTCTGTGCTGCCACGCGTGCATGGATTAGCTTTGAAAACTACAGTTGCTGCG GTGCGAGTAAATGCTTTGCGCTGTTTAGGAGATCTTGTTCCATCGTTGGATAAAACAGGTATAGTAGAGATCTTGCAGACTCTTCGGCGTTGCACAGCTGTTGACCATTCTGCCCCAACCCTTATGTGCACCCTTGGAGTTGCTAATGCGATTTATAAACAG TGTGGTGTTGAGTTTGCTGCGGAGCATGTGGTTCCTCTAGTCTTCCCATTGCTCACGGCACAACAACTGAATGTACAGCAATTTGCCAAGTATATCCTATTTGTCAAGGATATCACAAG CAAGATTGAAGAGAAGCGTGGTGTGACAGTTACGGATAATGGGCATACAGAGGTAAAAGTATCGCCTTCAATCTCAAATGGGATTCATTCTAAGCCAACTTCAGGAGGCCTGGGACAAACTGGACAAATGCCAGCTGCAAAGAGCACTTCTTGGGATGAAGACTGGGGCCCTACTAAGAAAACCAGTGCCCCGCCACTCTCTTTTGATTCTAGTGCTCAAACAAAGCAACCCTCAAAAGACCCTTTTGATTTCAGTACCCAAACAAACCAACCCTCAACACTTCCCTTCGATCTTAGTACTCAAACGAAGCAGCCATTGACAGTCACTCAGGTTGCAGCGTCTACAATCCCGTCTGCACAACCACTTCCATCTCTGCAATCTCTTGCACCTAGTTCAGGACATCAAACTTCCGGTTCATGTGTTCCTGTTGACATTGAGTGGCCTCCTAGAATGAGCACATCATCTGACTTTAATGCACCATTCTCAGCTAACAAGGATAGTAAATCTGGAGGGCTGTCTAACGATGGGGTTGATGATGTTGATCCTTTTGCCGACTGGCCCCCCAAACCAAGCAGTGCAGCCAGCATTTCAGCAGTGGAGCGCCTGCCAAGCACAAATCAAAGTATTTCTGGGTTGAATACAGGGAACATGGGGTTTGGTGGTGGCAGTACTTCGCTTGGACAAATGAAAACAAACCAGGTGAGCTGGTCAGCGAAACCAAACAATACAAATATAATGGGCATGAATTCAACTGCCAGCTATTTGAACCAAGGCAACTCATCTCTGGGATATGGAAATCCAATTGGAGGACCAAGCTCAGGTCTCTCCAATGCAGCTAGTTCCATTGCAGGCCAGAGCATCAGGCAACCAAAATCTGATTTTGGTTCACTATCACAGTTATCCAGTGGCACACAGGGCCCACCCAGGCTTGCCCCTCCTCCATCTGCTGCTGTTGGAAGAGGGCGTGGTAGAAATCAAGGGCAGTCAGCCCTCTCCCGAGCATCACGGACTCCCAATTCCAATGTTTCATCAGAGCAGCCACCTTTTCTTGATTTACTGTAG